The following are encoded in a window of Ricinus communis isolate WT05 ecotype wild-type chromosome 4, ASM1957865v1, whole genome shotgun sequence genomic DNA:
- the LOC8264749 gene encoding glutamyl-tRNA reductase-binding protein, chloroplastic, whose product MHHHHLQTQSLTPHFPLSHLFLPRPTTTRLHFPRQFPLRSSLSTVSEPHAHVSSSTDRPFPAEVSRTIMELSSVATLSTLTRDNWPLGVGVRFAVDDDGTPILCFNHSHTHFSLDTKSTLHVQFEQCGMRTPQCTIQGCLHKPEDSKLVKWHQSIWKKRFGEDVDDDLIHVIAVDRVLQMEDYMEDGVWVTSLDYKEAIPDPLRDSAEAIVSEINAKNSEDVYRFCNIYVDLDFQVSEAKMIWIDRLGFDLRLSCPEKGVFDVRIPFPREVTDVKSAKSSFNCMSQLAWEVEKNYQAPDFKKVKHLKQIRYRGL is encoded by the exons atgcatcatcatcatctccaGACCCAATCTCTCACCCCTCACTTCCCACTCTCTCATCTCTTTCTCCCAAGACCCACAACCACCAGACTCCATTTCCCTCGCCAATTCCCCTTAAGATCCTCTCTTTCCACTGTTTCAGAACCCCATGCCCATGTCTCTTCCTCCACCGACAGGCCGTTCCCGGCCGAGGTCTCTAGAACCATAATGGAGTTATCTTCAGTCGCTACTCTCTCTACTTTGACCCGCGATAATTGGCCTCTTGGTGTTGGTGTTCGCTTTGCTGTGGATGATGATGGCACTCCCATTTTGTGTTTCAATCACTCCCATACTCACTTCTCTCTTGATACCAAGTCTACCCTTCACGTTCAG tTTGAGCAGTGTGGAATGCGGACCCCACAATGCACAATTCAGGGCTGCCTTCACAAGCCAGAGGACAGTAAGCTCGTCAAG TGGCATCAATCAATATGGAAAAAGAGGTTTGGTGAAGATGTGGATGATGATCTCATACATGTTATTGCTGTTGATCGGGTACTTCAAATGGAAGACTACATGGAG GATGGTGTATGGGTTACTTCATTGGATTACAAAGAAGCAATTCCTGATCCACTCAGAGATTCAGCGGAAGCAATTGTTAGTGAGATAAATGCCAAGAACAGTGAAGATGTTTACCGCTTTTGCAACATATATGTGGATTTGGATTTCCAG GTATCGGAAGCAAAGATGATATGGATAGATCGGCTAGGTTTCGACTTGCGACTTTCGTGTCCTGAGAAAGGCGTTTTTGATGTTCGGATCCCTTTCCCAAGGGAAGTGACGGATGTAAAGAGTGCAAAGTCCTCGTTCAATTGTATGTCACAACTTGCATGGGAGGtggaaaaaaattatcaagcGCCTGATTTTAAGAAGGTGAAACATTTGAAGCAGATAAGGTATAGAGGGTTGTAA